In one Methylobacterium sp. SyP6R genomic region, the following are encoded:
- a CDS encoding SDR family oxidoreductase, translating to MAGRLTGKRAVVTAAGQGIGRAIAAAFLAEGAEVLATDLDAGKLESLKGAQAASLDVRSDAAVAEFAKGAGPVDVLVNAAGFVHHGTILDCTDAEWDLAFDLNVRSMHRTIRAFLPGMLERGNGSIVNIASAVGADATAPNRYVYGASKAAVVGLTKAVARDFIRSGVRANAICPGTIQSPSLDERIAALAEMNKTSVEAARQAFIDRQPMGRLGTAEEMGALAVYLASDESRFTTGQTHVADGGFTL from the coding sequence ATGGCGGGACGGCTGACGGGCAAGCGCGCGGTCGTGACGGCGGCGGGCCAGGGGATCGGACGCGCCATCGCGGCGGCCTTCCTCGCCGAGGGCGCCGAGGTGCTGGCGACCGATCTCGACGCGGGGAAGCTCGAGAGCCTGAAGGGGGCGCAGGCCGCGTCCCTCGATGTCCGTTCGGACGCGGCGGTGGCGGAGTTCGCGAAGGGCGCCGGTCCGGTCGACGTGCTGGTGAACGCCGCCGGCTTCGTCCATCACGGCACCATCCTCGATTGCACCGACGCCGAGTGGGATCTGGCCTTCGACCTCAACGTGCGCTCGATGCACCGCACCATCCGGGCCTTCCTGCCCGGCATGCTGGAGCGCGGCAACGGCTCGATCGTCAACATCGCCTCGGCGGTCGGGGCGGACGCCACCGCGCCGAACCGCTACGTCTACGGCGCCTCGAAGGCGGCGGTGGTCGGTCTCACCAAGGCGGTGGCGCGGGACTTCATCCGCAGCGGCGTGCGGGCGAACGCGATCTGCCCCGGCACGATCCAGTCGCCCTCCCTCGACGAGCGCATCGCGGCCTTGGCTGAGATGAACAAGACTTCGGTCGAGGCCGCCCGCCAGGCCTTCATCGACCGCCAGCCGATGGGCCGACTCGGCACGGCGGAGGAGATGGGGGCGCTCGCCGTCTACCTCGCCTCGGACGAATCCCGCTTCACCACCGGCCAGACCCACGTCGCCGATGGCGGCTTCACGCTCTGA
- the denD gene encoding D-erythronate dehydrogenase translates to MHILILGAAGMVGRKLLDRLVKDGSLGGETISRLTLHDVVPPEAPAGTKIPVSLSASDFSDPGEAERLVAGRPDVIFHLAAIVSGEAEADFDKGYRINLDGTRRLYDAVRAIGEGYKPRFVFTSSVAVFGAPMPDPIPDEYLTAPLTSYGTQKAIGELLLSDYSRRGIFDGVGIRLPTICVRPGKPNKAASGFFSGIIREPLAGQEAVLPVSDQVRHWHASPRSAVGFLIHAATIDTKRLGDRRNLTMPGVGATVAEQIEALRRAAGDAAVARIRREPDPTIERIVAGWPRTFDARRALELGFKAEPDFDAIVRAHIEDELGGKVPA, encoded by the coding sequence ATGCATATCCTCATCCTCGGCGCCGCCGGCATGGTCGGGCGCAAGCTCCTCGACCGGCTGGTCAAGGACGGCTCCTTGGGCGGCGAGACGATCTCGCGCCTGACCCTGCACGACGTGGTGCCGCCCGAGGCGCCGGCCGGCACAAAAATCCCGGTCTCGCTCTCGGCCTCCGACTTCTCCGATCCCGGCGAGGCCGAGCGCCTGGTCGCCGGCCGCCCGGACGTGATCTTCCACCTCGCCGCCATCGTGTCGGGCGAGGCCGAGGCCGATTTCGACAAGGGCTACCGGATCAACCTCGACGGCACCCGCCGCCTCTACGATGCCGTGCGGGCGATCGGCGAGGGCTACAAGCCCCGCTTCGTCTTCACCTCGTCGGTGGCCGTCTTCGGCGCGCCGATGCCCGACCCGATCCCCGACGAGTACCTGACGGCGCCGCTCACCAGCTACGGCACCCAGAAGGCGATCGGCGAGCTCTTGCTCTCCGATTACTCGCGCCGCGGCATCTTCGACGGCGTCGGCATTCGGCTCCCCACCATCTGCGTGCGGCCGGGCAAGCCCAACAAGGCGGCGTCGGGCTTCTTCTCCGGCATCATCCGCGAGCCGCTCGCCGGCCAGGAGGCGGTGCTGCCGGTCTCCGACCAGGTCCGCCACTGGCACGCCTCGCCGCGCTCGGCGGTCGGCTTCCTCATCCACGCCGCGACGATCGACACCAAGCGACTGGGGGATCGCCGCAACCTGACCATGCCGGGCGTCGGTGCCACCGTCGCCGAGCAGATCGAGGCCCTGCGCCGCGCCGCCGGTGACGCGGCGGTGGCCCGTATCCGCCGCGAGCCCGATCCCACCATCGAGCGCATCGTCGCCGGCTGGCCCCGCACCTTCGATGCCCGGCGGGCGCTGGAGCTGGGCTTCAAGGCCGAGCCCGATTTCGACGCGATCGTGCGGGCGCATATCGAGGACGAGCTGGGCGGGAAGGTGCCGGCCTAG